In Hydractinia symbiolongicarpus strain clone_291-10 chromosome 4, HSymV2.1, whole genome shotgun sequence, the following proteins share a genomic window:
- the LOC130642035 gene encoding synaptic vesicle 2-related protein-like, which produces MTTTSEELTLGEVIDYFGYGSFSFKLTCILGLLWFLDGIDLTLITLIAPELKCKWNLTSFQTALTSTGVFIGLAVGSIFWGKFADKFGRRIFSLLGVAFMLYFGLLTTVATNVGWFLLMRFFVGLGLCSIILSPTYVSELISSKYQGRVTFALASFFTLGNFYAASLAYLVMNRFGWRVFVFLATTPIGLTFGLLLWLPESVRYLETIGSIDAIMKILNSISVEHKMPIPKNIKFSKRIAERGNVSKLFTKKFRIKTLLLMVLWVCVMVTYFVVLFLNTQLEQMSGHATVANESTCHTLTNSDYLQNMFVVLGEIPGLMVYVFIVDKFSRQKVFLSAFTVIITSLLTLWMYGTLFYVRTFVMFILRGTTTSALQLVWLYTAENCPTSLRATLLGLCCGTARWSLIFIPFFVQYLIRVSFTATIFIFVGICILGGVVVVIRERCK; this is translated from the coding sequence ATGACTACAACGAGCGAAGAACTAACCTTGGGAGAAGTTATTGATTATTTTGGATATGGAAGCTTTTCGTTTAAACTTACCTGCATATTGGGACTGCTCTGGTTTCTTGATGGAATAGATCTGACTTTAATAACATTAATCGCTCCTGAGTTAAAATGCAAGTGGAATTTGACCTCCTTTCAGACTGCTCTAACGTCAACTGGTGTATTTATTGGCTTAGCTGTTGGTTCAATATTTTGGGGTAAATTTGCAGATAAATTCGGTCGAAGGATTTTCTCACTTCTTGGGGTAGCTTTTATGTTGTATTTTGGCTTGCTTACGACAGTGGCCACGAATGTTGGATGGTTTCTGTTAATGCGTTTCTTTGTTGGTCTTGGACTATGTAGCATTATACTTTCACCCACCTATGTTAGTGAGTTGATAAGCTCGAAATATCAAGGAAGAGTTACGTTTGCTTTAGCATCATTCTTTACATTGGGTAATTTCTATGCTGCGTCCCTCGCATATTTAGTTATGAACAGATTCGGATGGAGGGTGTTTGTTTTCCTTGCTACAACACCAATCGGGTTAACATTCGGTTTGCTACTTTGGTTGCCCGAATCAGTGCGTTACTTGGAAACCATTGGGTCTATTGATGCAATTATGAAAATCTTGAATTCGATATCCGTGGAACACAAAATGCCTataccaaaaaatataaaattttcaaaacgcATTGCAGAAAGGGGGAATGTGTCTAAACTCTTCACTAAGAAGTTCAGAATAAAGACTCTACTTTTAATGGTGCTTTGGGTTTGTGTTATGGTAAcgtattttgttgttttgttcttGAACACACAGTTAGAACAAATGTCAGGACATGCCACTGTAGCAAATGAAAGCACATGTCATACACTAACAAATAGTGATTATCTACAAAACATGTTTGTTGTACTCGGTGAAATCCCTGGCTTGATGGTATACGTATTTATCGTGGATAAGTTTTCTcgccaaaaagtttttttatcagcTTTTACAGTGATCATTACATCCTTGTTAACATTATGGATGTATGGTACTTTATTTTACGTGAGAACGTTCGTTATGTTTATCCTGAGAGGAACAACAACATCTGCTCTTCAATTAGTTTGGCTATACACTGCCGAGAACTGTCCAACTAGCTTAAGGGCTACGTTGTTGGGACTATGCTGTGGAACAGCACGCTGGTCATTGATATTTATTCCATTTTTTGTGCAATATTTGATACGGGTTTCGTTTACAGCgactatatttatttttgtgggaATTTGCATATTAGGTGGTGTTGTAGTTGTTATCAGAGAAAGatgcaagtaa
- the LOC130642036 gene encoding PRELI domain-containing protein 1, mitochondrial-like, with protein MKFYTNSTSVKFRWDQVSNAVFKRYPNPWSKHVLSEDVISRKVDGPILRTVRILTKTNKAPKFASRFVPTSPGCVIEESHINAKEKTIVTYTRNLCYKHIMEVDERCEYKVSPDSKSWTLLTRQAWISSSLYGFARAIESLGVERYKKNIKKSVKGLEYILTKMYIPDKIPCSINTTVPIPHTM; from the exons ATGAAGTTTTACACAAATTCAACCAGTGTAAA ATTTAGATGGGATCAAGTCAGCAATGCTGTCTTCAAACGCTACCCAAACCCATGGAGTAAGCACGTTCTTAGTGAAGATGTTATCAGTCGTAAAGTGGATGGTCCAATCCTACGAACTGTTCGAATTCTGACTAAAACAAACAAGGCACCAAAATTTGCTTCAAGG TTTGTTCCGACCAGTCCGGGATGTGTCATAGAAGAATCTCACATTAATGCGAAAGAGAAGACGATTGTAACCTACACCAGAAACCTATGTTATAAACATATTATGGAAGTAGATGAACGTTGTGAATATAAAGTATCGCCCGATAGCAAAAGCTG GACACTTCTTACACGACAAGCGTGGATTAGTTCCTCGTTGTATGGCTTCGCAAGAGCTATAGAATCTCTTGGTGTAGAaagatataagaaaaatattaaaaag TCTGTCAAAGGACTGGAATACATACTGACCAAGATGTATATCCCAGACAAAATACCATGTAGTATAAACACGACTGTTCCTATACCTCATACGATGTAG